The DNA segment GGTATTTGCTAATACTGGAACACATGATTGGGGTCATGAACCATGGCAGGCTCTACAATATGGACTTAAGGctcatttttctataattaagGGTCATAATAATGACAAATGCTCAGAAAATAATTGTAATCCACTTATAATAACACTGAAAAATCCTTCTTTGCATGATTCAGGTACATACGTGTTAGGGGCTCACGTCTCAGGCACCGATCCCCTCGGGCAGTTTAAGATTCAGGTAACCAAACCCCCTCTCCCTACAACTCTTAAAACTCCCTCTCTCACTCTACCACCCCATACCCCTCCCATTGTTTCCCCTACCCCTCCTATCCAAATACCCCTGGAACCAATTACTTATCTAAATATCACCACCCTTTCCTTCACATTCTCCATAGAAACCGGATACGGTGACCAGAATCGATGGCTGCAGTGGGTCCTCTATTCTGCACGACAGGTAAATCAATCTGACTGTTATGCATGTGCCACGGCATGACCTCACCTTGCCACTACCCCATTTCCCTTAACTGACCTCTCGGACCCCACTGGCTTTCTCTGCTTGCTTTACCTATTTACTACCACTCTTTCTCCAACGAATCCCAAATGCAATACCTTAAATACCCTTTTTCCCCCAATTCAACCCATGACTCCCCCTATGTTCCGCCCCTATATTGGCAATTACACCTGTTTCACTCGAGACTCTCATAACAAGAATGCTGTTGCTCTTGGCTCCCCTCCCCCCCCCCTTTGGTGCTCCCTCACTTACAACGTCTCTATCGATGTCTCCACCTCTCTCCCCAATAACATTTCCCTTAGTTGGTTCAACTCCCATGTCACCGCCCGTGCTGATGTCTGCTGGATGTGCCGAAGATCTAAATTACTGGACATCCTCCCACCTGAATGGACTGGTACCTGTACCCTTATACAATTGGTCATTCCTTTCCGTCTCCTTCCCTTAAATGGCCAACAACCTCCATCCTCTCCCCATCCACATCGTGTTCGTGTTCGTAGATCCTTAGTATCTGTTGCAAATCTCTCATTACATGGTCCAGGTGTGTATATTGACTCAATAGGTGTGCCTAGAGGTGTTCCTAACAAATTCAAAGCCACAGATCAAGTAGCTGCTAGTTTTGAATCTCTTTTTCCCATAATCACCATCAATAAAAATGTGGAttggataaattatttatattacaaccaacagcgctttctgaattttactaaagaagctgttgaagGAATACATGAGCAATTAGATAAAACCTCCCTTATGAACAGGCAAAATCGCCTAGTACTAGATATGCTTCTAGCCGAAAAAGGtggtgtttgtgctatgtttggtgatgcttgctGTATGTACATTCCAAATAATACTGCCCCTGATGGCTCCATCACCCGTGCCCTCGCTGGTCTGACTGCTCTCTCCCTAGAATTGGCTGAAAACTCAGGCATCGATACCCCTCTTGATGAGTGGTTTATATCCACATTTGGCTCTTGGGGCCAATGGttcaaatccatttttgtttcccttttagttGCTTTAAATGTTATTCTTTTGGTTTGCTGTTGTCTTATTCCGTTACTCTGTTATTTTATCCAAAAGTTCTTCACTGCTTCAGTAACTAAAGCCTATTTCCTCCACACAGAATGCATGCATCTTCTCTCCCAGCCCAAATCCTGTTCTCAGTCCACTCTCGATCAAGATTGTTTTGTTTGAACTattctttgttcaaaaaggggggaatgtagaataataaaaatttgaatcgatgtattaaaataacagttgaactaagaatcttgggctgagggcttttaacccagtccaagggaggggaagaataTTTTGGGACTACGCCTCAGTGCAATGAATATTTGGATAAACAAGTCTAAAACGCCTtggtgattactatctgtgtgcatatGAGTggataaaaaatataagaaaatgtatatgtatatgtatttgcaagtataagagttctgtgtgttaactatatgaaatgcattaaaaattgtgatgaaggaaagttaaggttattaagcattagagcctaaatatataaagtagccacaagatgaataaaagaaataaataaaggatggGTCAGCTTTTGGGGGACCGCACCCTGTCCTAGTTAGTGAAAGGAGAAGTTCCTCTGCCAGTAAGGAAGGACTGCTTGTTAAACTGCAACTATAAGATAAGCTATGTGTACGTGCTTGAGAGGAAGTGAAAAGCCTGCTGTAAGACCAAGCAGGGCCTGTGACATTGACActgtcagtgacaaactgtcAGGATCTGCAGCAGGACTCTGCTCATtaagaaagatcaagaaataaaaagaaatatgtttgtttgaatttgtgtaagcctgctgttgtttcgaaccttcgaccacagTCTGAACCTCCCATTCCAATGAAGCCACTTTCTACGACTGTGTTGCTATTTTCAAGGAGCCTATTCtagcctcctgtctggttttatactttccatctctGAAGGCAACTCTCTCAACGTGCCTCCTACGCCTTTACTAACATCTCTTCAATGGTGCTCCATCTCTTGAGTGCGTTCCCGTAAAAACCTGCTTCTCAGGCTTTGTCGTTATTTTCGAGCCGCACATCTCACCTCCTCTCCAGTTTTATACTCTCAGTATTTGAATGCGACTCTACTGGTGTGCTCCGTCTGTCAAGTGAAGCCTTCTTCTCAGACTCCATCTCGAGGCGCCTTTCGTGCCTTTTGTCGGGTTTTGTACTTTCctactttgaaggtgactctctcagagTGCACACTTTACTTCTTGTCATGTGTCTCACACACGCACTTCCCCTTccattgtgtcaccaaagccaaactgaccaatcacaccaaagagaaactgaccaatcagattgctctgagggactgtaCAAACAGACCTTAGGGTTTTATTATATGGTACAGATTGAAATTTAACAAACAGTGTACATATTCCGTTAGCAAAGACTAAAAATCACAATATacaatatcacaatatataatgaGGTCCTTTACTATCTGCCATATCCATggttttatgaatattttcatgtccctaaattaacttttaaaatttatgtctgtcacattttccttcctgaaGTCACATATGATTGTTGATTTCCGGAATTGTTCTTTTCCTCATGAAAATTTTCttaattccattttttatttccttattcCTGAAGCTGTATATGATGGGATTCATCATTGGGGGGATGATAGTCGCGACAATCTCCATAGTGTTGTAGGCTTCAGCTGACAGTTTTACTCCAATTCCAGGTAAAATAAAAGCAGTCATCAGTGGCAAGTAAAACAGTAACACCACGAGGAGGTGTGTGATGAGCACATTGAAGACCTTCTTCTTCCCTTCAGCTGATGAAATCTTAAGTGCTGCATGGGCGATCTTGGTGTAGGAAAAGAAGATTATAGTCAAAGATCCAACGCCAAATGTGATGGCCGTAGTTACTAGAAGACTTAAGTATTTAGCATTTTCAGTGCAAGAAACTAGAACCATGGTGACATAGTCACAGAAGCAATAAGGTAGGACATTAGTGCGACAGAAGGAAAGTTCGGTGACAAATATCATGTACACTGTCATTGCTATGCCTGAGATAACGTTGGATAGTAAGATGCCTGCCCAAACAGTTCTTCCTGTAACAAGCTGAGGGTATCTGAACGGGTAAATAACAGCGATATAGCGGTCACATGCCATAAGAGCGAAAAGAAGGGATTCTACCATCTCAAGATGAAAGACCAGGAACATCTGAACCAAGCAGGCACCATACGGCACAGGAGACGTGTCAAACAGAAGAAGAGCCATCATTTTAGGGATGAGGTTAGTGTTGTTTAGCAAGTCTATAACAGCCAGGGTCCCAATCAAAAAAAACATTGGAGTTTGGAGATGGTGGTCCAGCATTATTACCAGTATGACCAAAAGGTTTCCAAAAAGTGTCAATAGATAGATGATGGCCAGGGCGACAACTGTAAAACTTTGATCTTCTGAATTGATTGCACAGTGCAGTACAAACTCAGACACAAAGACGGTTGCATTGCTCATTTCCGTAAGTCCCTTCCTTAAGCTGAAacaataaagaagaaggacaaggATTTGTAGTAACAGTATCTTGGATGGTAGGAGAATTCATAATCTGATAGGcaataagaaatatattttttaatttaacaaatattGTCCATGTacaatgaattcagaaagtattcaaatttgtttaaattttgttatgttgcagccttgttgtAAAATTATTTCACTTCATGTTTTTTaactcatcaagcaacactcagtaccccagaatgacaaagaaaaaacaggaaaaataaaaaactgaactatcacattgacacaagtattcagtccTTTAGTCGGTGCTTAGTTGATTCAAGCCTGGGTCTTCCTGGGTCTGACGTGACAAGCTTCAAACACTTGGATTTGGGGTTTTTCTTCCATTGGTGCCTGaggatcttctcaagctctgtcaggtagcATGAAGACCGTTGGTGAACAGCTATATTTTAGGTCTCCCCAAAGATCTTTTCTTGGGTTTAACTGAGCtgctcaagaacattcacaatatgcagtaaaccagaaaattaacacaattatatagcttcatttttttccttcgactactcccgttaggggttgccacagcggatcatcttgttccatatcttcttgcCCTTGtcctcttgctctgttacacctaccaccttcatatcctctctcaccacatccataagccttctcttaagccttcctcttctcctcttgcctggcagctctatctttaccatccttttcccagtatacccagcatctgtcttctgcacatgtccaaaccaatgcagtctcgtctctctgactttgtctcaaaACCGTcctacctgagctgaccctctaatgttctcatttctaatcctgtccatcctcgtcacacccaatgcaaatcttagcatctttaactctcctatgtctagctctgtctcctgctttctggtcagtgccaccgtctccaacacatataacatagctggtctcactaccgtcctgtagaccttccctttcactcttgctgatacccgtctgtcacaaatcactcctgacactcttctccatccattccaccctgcctgcactcactttttcacttctcttacacaatcccctttactctattctgttgatcccaagtatttaaactcatccaccttcgccagctctactcgctgcatcctcaccattccactgacctccctctcattcacacatatgtattctgtctggtcgtcctactgaccttcattcctctcctctctagagcatatctccacctctccagggtctccgcAACgttctccctactatcgctacaggtcacaatgtcttccgcaaacatcataatccactgggactcctgtctaatctcgtctgtcaacctgtccatcaccattacaaataagaaagggctcagagctgatccctgatgtaatcccacgtccgtcactcctaccgcagacctcaccactgtcacacttccctcgtacatatcctgtaccactcttacatacttctctgccactcccgacttcctcatacaataccacaaaaagacaaaaagaggtGGTTGAGAGAAACTGTGATCTTAAAACAGTTAATACTTTACCATTTATTTACCAGGATGCTGCAGTATTGGGCTATGCatagatctatactaataaaaggcaaagccctcactgactgactgactgactgactgactcactaatcactaattgtccaacttcccgtgtaggtggaaggctgaaatttggcaggctcattcctt comes from the Erpetoichthys calabaricus chromosome 4, fErpCal1.3, whole genome shotgun sequence genome and includes:
- the LOC114642696 gene encoding olfactory receptor 2AG1-like, whose translation is MALLLFDTSPVPYGACLVQMFLVFHLEMVESLLFALMACDRYIAVIYPFRYPQLVTGRTVWAGILLSNVISGIAMTVYMIFVTELSFCRTNVLPYCFCDYVTMVLVSCTENAKYLSLLVTTAITFGVGSLTIIFFSYTKIAHAALKISSAEGKKKVFNVLITHLLVVLLFYLPLMTAFILPGIGVKLSAEAYNTMEIVATIIPPMMNPIIYSFRNKEIKNGIKKIFMRKRTIPEINNHM